AATACCTGAATATAGCTGTCTATAGGCTTGTCATTAAAATCCGGCAGTCGCTTGAGGTAATCTTTTATGGCATTTAAAATACTTCTGATAATCCAAAGAACCAGAAATACGATATAGATTTCCAATCCTTTTCTGAAGAATCCTTCCCAATAGGCAAAATCCTTCAGAATGATTGGAACGGTTATGTTTACAAAAAGAAGCGGAATCAGATAAGCAATATATTTAGTGGTTTTATTGGCAACCAGTAAATCATCAAACTGAGTTTCCGTTCTTTGTGCAATAGTACTAAAGACTTCGATTAATATTTTTTTGAATACATAATGAATTACAAAGACAGCTATTCCAAGCAGGATAAAGTTAACGAAAACATTGGCATAGGATGATACCGTGTCGCTATAGCCCCATTCTTTAAATAGATTATATGTCCAATTAAATATTTTCTCGATCATATTTTAGTTTGCTTCTGCATTCAGGTATTTCTTTTCAACGTAAAAAGCACCTAAAGGAATTATGGAGCCTAGAACAATCAATGCGAATTTTTTAGCGCTCCAGTTAAGTTCAATTTTTAACATGATAGCCAGAATAATGTACGCTATAAATAAAAGCCCGTGTGTCATTCCAATAGGAAATAGAAATGTTTTGTATAATTCAGGGTTGCTTCCTTTAAGGATTAACATATTTCCAAATAATAAAAGATAAGAGATACCCTCCAGTAAAGCGACGATTTTAAAAAGTTTAAGCATTGTAAAAAAGAAGTATTATAAATTAGTAATTGAATTTTCGGGATTATTATTTTTAGAGAGCAGGAAATAACCAATTACTCCACCAATCAATGATGCAGCAAAAATACCTAATTTTGCCTGCAGTTCGTATTCAGGGTTCTCAAAAGCAAGATTAGTAACAAAAAGAGACATTGTAAATCCTATTGAAGCCAGAAATCCTACGCCAAAAAGACTTTTGTTTGTCAATCCTTCGGGTAAGCTTGCCCATTTGAAACGTATCATTAACGATGATACTCCATACACACCAATTACCTTGCCTGCCAATAATCCAAAAACAACACCTAAAGTAACAGAACTTGCTGCATTTTCAATAATACCGCTGGAAAATGTAACTCCGGCATTGGCCAATGCAAAAACAGGCATGATAATAAAACTAACTAAGGAATGTAAGCCATGTTCCAGTCTGTGAAGTGGTGACATGGCATCTTTTGATAATTTACGTATATTCTGTAAAACATGAAGCTGGTCTTCAGAAAGAGTAGGAGCATCAGTCGGGTCAAGCTCTTTGAACTGATTCAATCGGGTCCTGATTTTTGAAATGAATAGTGTTTCGTCTATTCTGGATCCGGCCGGAATCGTAAAAGCTACCAAAACAGCCGCGATAGTTGCATGGACACCGGAAAGCAAAAAGGGAAGCCAAACGCCGGCAATACCAACCAAAGCATAAAATAAAATATTTCGGATTCCGAATTTATTGCAGATCAGCAGAAAAACAAAAAAGCCGAGTCCAATCCCTAAGGCTAGGCTATTAATAGAAGCCGTATAAAAAAATGCAATAACCAGAACAGCACCTAAATCATCAACAATGGCGAGGGCGGTGAGGAATATTTTTAATGTTGCCGGTATCTTATCACCTAAAAGATACAGAACGCCCAAAGCAAAGGCTATATCTGTAGCCATTGGAATTCCCCATCCATGAGAAGAATCGGCTCCAAAATTAAATGCGGTATAAATCAGAGCAGGAAAAACCATTCCTCCAATGGCGGCCACAATTGGCAATAATGCTTTTTTAGGCTGTGACAATTCCCCTCCAATCATTTCCCTTTTAAGTTCCAGCCCCACCACAAAAAAGAAAACTGCCATCAGTCCGTCATTTACCCAGTGATGAATAGTATAATTAAGATATAGTTCATCATTAATTGTAAAACCTATTTTGTGTTCCCAAATGTGATGGTACCAATCTTTCCAGCTCGAATTAGCCAAGAAAATAGCTACCACGGCAGCAATAAAAAGAAGAATACCACCTGTAGTAGACTTACTGATAAAGTTGTTAAGGGGGTTAATAATCCATTTTTCTGCGGGAGTTGCTTTTATCGGGTCTTCCATGGAATTTTTTTAGAGATTTGTCAAATTTAAGCATTCCGAATGAGGATTAAAAGCAAGAGTTATGCTATCTTTCTAAATTTGGCAAAGTAGCAGCAATCATAGGATAGTAGTATATTTGTAAAAAGAGAATTCTGAAATGAGCAAAAGAGATTTAAAAAAATATCTTAAAGAATTAGATAAAGAGCAATTGGAAGAACAGCTGTTAGAGTTGTATGAGAAATTCTCTGACGTTAAAACCTATTACGATTTTGTATTCAATCCTAAAGAAGATAAACTGCTTCAGGAAGCAAAATTAAAGGTTACTAATGAATATTTTCCTCTTAAAGGAAAACGTGCCAAGTTACGCCGTTCTGTGGCGCAGAAATATATCAAGCATTTTTTAAGCCTTGGTGTTGATTCTTATGTAATTGCAGACCTGATGCTCCATAATCTTGAAGTAGCACAGAAATATACTGCCCGAAGAGAAATGCGCTATGCTTCATTTTATAAAAGCATGCTGAATTCGTTTGAACAGGTTGTCAAATACAGCATTGAAAACGGAATGGTTTCTGAATTCAGGGAGAGAATACTTCACATAAAAGATAATGCTTTCAAACAAAATTGGGAAAACAAAGAAGAACTGGAAAGGCTTTTTGATGCTATCGAATAGCTCTTTAGAACAGCGGTAGCTGTACATCGAATTCATGATATCCTGCCTGACGTTGTCCCGTACGGAAAAGATTAACCATAACATGTGCCTGTCTTGTAGGTTCGGGAATTCTGTATTTCTGAACTGTACGATTCATGATTTCCAGACTGTCGTCTACTGACATGTGGTGCCCGGGTGAAATAAAAACAGGTTTGACATGGGTTTTTGTGCGGAGCGCGAAGCCTAGTTTGTCCTGATTTTTATAAATAGGGCGGAAGCTGAACTTTTCATCTTCCAAAACATCGTATTTTCCGTGAAGCATATTTTTTGCACAGCCAATTGTTGGATGATCGGTAAGCAGTCCAAAATGCGATGCAATTCCCATTCTACGGGGATGTGTGATTCCTTGTCCGTCAAGAATCAATAAATCAGGTTTTACAGGAATCTGCTCCCAGGCTTTTATCAGGGTAGGAACTTCACGAAAGGCCAAATATTCGGCTTTATATTCAAATTTGGATTCCCCTACAGCCAAAGAATACGAAAGAGGAATCAAATCAGGATAGCTTAAAATAACAATCCCGGCATATAATTTAGAACTGCCTACTTCATGTGAAATATCTGCTCCGGCAATCGTACTAATATTTTTATTACGCGTCTTTAAGGAAATATTCTCCTTCATCTCATTTTGGAGACGTGTTGCCATTTCTATTGTAAAATTATCGTAATTCAGCATATACAGGCGTATTATCAGGCATTAAATGCCAGATTTTCAAAATTAGGCTATTTAAAAACGAATGACATTATATGATTTCCTAATATTTCTATAATTTTTTTTAAAATAAAGCCCAAAAATAACCCTACAAGTCTTTTTAGTCTGTACTTTTGCAAATTATTCAAAATCGCAATGTCCCAAAAAAACCTAGAATTAGAAATCGAAGAAAAAAAAGAACTTTATGCCTACCAGCAAGGGGATATCGATGCGATTTTTGAACGAATCAATAACGCTCCGCATAATCACCATTTGCTTTACCAGCTTCCAACCGGAGGAGGAAAGACTGTCGTATTTTCTGAAATCGTAAGACGCTATCTTTCTTATAATGACAAAAAAGTTCTGGTATTGACACACCGCATTGAGCTTTGTAAGCAAACGTCAAAAATGCTGAAAGGATTCAATGTCAAAAACAAAATCATTAACAGCAAAATCAAGGAATTGCCGGATCAGGATGAATATTCTTGTTTTGTTGCGATGGTGGAGACTTTAAAAAACCGGCTGAATGACGAAAAATTA
The sequence above is drawn from the Flavobacterium lindanitolerans genome and encodes:
- a CDS encoding DUF3817 domain-containing protein, translated to MLKLFKIVALLEGISYLLLFGNMLILKGSNPELYKTFLFPIGMTHGLLFIAYIILAIMLKIELNWSAKKFALIVLGSIIPLGAFYVEKKYLNAEAN
- the nhaA gene encoding Na+/H+ antiporter NhaA, producing MEDPIKATPAEKWIINPLNNFISKSTTGGILLFIAAVVAIFLANSSWKDWYHHIWEHKIGFTINDELYLNYTIHHWVNDGLMAVFFFVVGLELKREMIGGELSQPKKALLPIVAAIGGMVFPALIYTAFNFGADSSHGWGIPMATDIAFALGVLYLLGDKIPATLKIFLTALAIVDDLGAVLVIAFFYTASINSLALGIGLGFFVFLLICNKFGIRNILFYALVGIAGVWLPFLLSGVHATIAAVLVAFTIPAGSRIDETLFISKIRTRLNQFKELDPTDAPTLSEDQLHVLQNIRKLSKDAMSPLHRLEHGLHSLVSFIIMPVFALANAGVTFSSGIIENAASSVTLGVVFGLLAGKVIGVYGVSSLMIRFKWASLPEGLTNKSLFGVGFLASIGFTMSLFVTNLAFENPEYELQAKLGIFAASLIGGVIGYFLLSKNNNPENSITNL
- a CDS encoding DUF6155 family protein — protein: MSKRDLKKYLKELDKEQLEEQLLELYEKFSDVKTYYDFVFNPKEDKLLQEAKLKVTNEYFPLKGKRAKLRRSVAQKYIKHFLSLGVDSYVIADLMLHNLEVAQKYTARREMRYASFYKSMLNSFEQVVKYSIENGMVSEFRERILHIKDNAFKQNWENKEELERLFDAIE
- a CDS encoding endonuclease V, which translates into the protein MLNYDNFTIEMATRLQNEMKENISLKTRNKNISTIAGADISHEVGSSKLYAGIVILSYPDLIPLSYSLAVGESKFEYKAEYLAFREVPTLIKAWEQIPVKPDLLILDGQGITHPRRMGIASHFGLLTDHPTIGCAKNMLHGKYDVLEDEKFSFRPIYKNQDKLGFALRTKTHVKPVFISPGHHMSVDDSLEIMNRTVQKYRIPEPTRQAHVMVNLFRTGQRQAGYHEFDVQLPLF